One region of Glycine max cultivar Williams 82 chromosome 9, Glycine_max_v4.0, whole genome shotgun sequence genomic DNA includes:
- the LOC100783438 gene encoding auxin-induced protein 15A: MGFRLPAIRRASFKASQVASIFAQVPKGYLAVYVGEKQKRFVIPISYLNQPSFQELLSQAEEEFGYDHPMGGLTIPCSEDVFQHITARLN, translated from the coding sequence ATGGGTTTCCGTTTACCTGCTATTCGTCGGGCCTCATTCAAGGCTAGCCAAGTAGCGTCAATATTTGCACAAGTCCCAAAGGGCTATCTTGCAGTATATGTTGGAGAGAAACAGAAGCGGTTTGTGATCCCCATATCATACTTGAACCAACCTTCGTTCCAAGAGTTGTTGAGTCAAGCTGAGGAAGAGTTTGGATATGATCATCCCATGGGTGGCCTGACCATTCCTTGCAGCGAAGATGTCTTCCAACATATAACTGCTCGCTTGAATTGA